From the genome of Methanothermobacter sp., one region includes:
- the cas10 gene encoding type III-A CRISPR-associated protein Cas10/Csm1: MGEYIRNLCDKMILEKLQIAALLHDIGKFWERTQKRSELDLEFQEISKVEYAHPKWSANFIRKFHHLFEDPYVIEEMVLYHHNPETKEQRMIKVADGLSSAEREEREDESTRHRSNVPLVSIFSEISGIKSDQTPREEYYPLKKLILDKKTIFPNLNVEIGVYFYRKLWRSFEKELKRLTKIDVITLYYLLKKYTWSIPSATPSIRKYVPDVSLFDHLKTTCAIVTCLYKNNGKKEFVLIGGDVSGVQKFIYSITSKGAAKSLRGKSFYLELLSETIAKFILDELGLPITNLLFCGGGHFYILAPGNITKELEKIRMEITKKLLEIHNGDLYLVMDWIQLTEDDFKPGVFGKRWGEIGKKIAEKKKHKFSEVLDVAYERIFGPTGEGKEICDVCERESEHGLIEEEDIKKCPLCKSFEELAKQIAKANYIIQIRNDKETRILEKGTWNWAISEFGYRYEFWENVKDYIKKIEADHITIFKLNDSNFLDYCEFVKEAHSPISFGFKFLMNTPLKEFDELADSSIGIKKWGVLRADVDDLGKIFSKGLHGSTISRISTLSSMLSLYFAAWINEICKKYEDNVYGIYSGGDDLFIVGSWDKLPELSNDIYNDFREYTCQNPNITLSSGIFIAPTKKYPLYRAAQMAGDSLENSKKLKGKDAITFLEKAIKWKDFDDVIDLRDALNNLLKENGVSRGLIQKLYFVYQEFEKQRQNKDVTLAKYDDRYGRWRWLLAYVIARVAKKENRENLEDFHKVFREKIEHSPVALRWVEFLTRKEEDGYE, translated from the coding sequence ATGGGAGAATATATCAGAAATCTTTGTGATAAAATGATTTTGGAAAAATTACAGATCGCAGCTTTATTACATGATATTGGAAAATTCTGGGAGAGAACACAGAAAAGAAGTGAATTAGACCTTGAATTTCAAGAAATTTCAAAAGTAGAGTATGCCCACCCAAAGTGGAGTGCAAATTTTATTAGAAAATTTCATCATTTATTTGAAGATCCTTATGTAATCGAGGAAATGGTTCTATATCATCACAACCCCGAAACAAAAGAGCAAAGAATGATTAAAGTTGCAGATGGGCTTTCATCCGCAGAAAGAGAAGAGAGGGAAGATGAATCAACAAGACACAGATCAAATGTGCCATTAGTTTCGATTTTTTCTGAAATTTCCGGTATAAAATCAGATCAAACACCCCGAGAAGAATATTATCCGCTTAAAAAATTAATTTTAGATAAAAAAACGATTTTTCCTAATTTAAATGTAGAAATTGGGGTTTATTTCTACAGGAAACTTTGGAGATCATTTGAAAAAGAACTTAAAAGATTAACAAAAATTGACGTGATTACCCTTTATTATCTCCTAAAGAAGTATACATGGTCCATTCCATCTGCAACTCCAAGTATCAGGAAGTATGTACCTGACGTTTCTCTATTCGATCACCTTAAAACAACTTGCGCTATAGTAACCTGCCTGTATAAAAATAATGGAAAGAAAGAATTTGTATTAATTGGCGGTGACGTCTCTGGAGTTCAGAAATTTATTTATTCAATCACTTCAAAAGGTGCTGCTAAAAGTCTTAGAGGTAAATCCTTCTATTTGGAATTGCTAAGCGAAACTATCGCAAAATTCATTCTAGATGAACTAGGATTACCAATTACAAATCTCCTATTTTGTGGTGGTGGACATTTTTACATTCTCGCGCCAGGAAATATCACTAAAGAGTTGGAAAAAATTCGAATGGAAATCACAAAAAAATTATTAGAAATTCATAATGGAGATTTATATTTAGTTATGGATTGGATCCAACTTACCGAGGATGATTTTAAACCCGGAGTATTTGGAAAAAGATGGGGTGAAATAGGGAAAAAAATAGCAGAAAAGAAGAAGCATAAATTCTCTGAAGTGTTGGATGTTGCCTATGAACGTATTTTTGGACCGACTGGTGAAGGTAAAGAAATTTGTGATGTTTGCGAAAGGGAAAGTGAACATGGCCTGATTGAGGAAGAAGACATCAAAAAATGTCCCCTTTGTAAGAGTTTCGAAGAACTTGCAAAACAAATCGCAAAGGCAAATTACATCATCCAAATAAGAAATGACAAAGAAACAAGAATATTGGAAAAAGGAACTTGGAATTGGGCAATTTCGGAGTTTGGGTACCGTTACGAATTTTGGGAAAATGTCAAAGATTATATAAAGAAAATTGAAGCAGATCACATAACAATTTTCAAATTAAATGACTCTAATTTTTTAGATTATTGTGAATTTGTTAAAGAAGCCCATTCTCCAATATCCTTTGGATTTAAATTTTTAATGAACACTCCTCTAAAAGAATTTGATGAGTTAGCTGATAGTTCTATAGGAATTAAGAAATGGGGGGTGCTACGCGCTGATGTAGATGATTTAGGGAAAATATTTTCCAAAGGTTTGCATGGATCGACAATATCAAGAATTTCAACACTTAGTTCAATGTTGTCTCTTTATTTCGCTGCATGGATTAATGAAATCTGTAAAAAGTATGAAGATAATGTTTATGGTATTTATTCTGGTGGAGATGACCTATTTATTGTGGGATCTTGGGATAAGCTGCCAGAACTTTCAAATGATATATATAATGATTTCAGAGAATATACTTGTCAAAATCCAAATATAACACTTTCTAGTGGTATATTTATAGCACCAACTAAGAAATATCCACTATACAGGGCCGCACAGATGGCTGGAGACTCATTAGAGAATTCAAAGAAACTGAAAGGAAAAGATGCTATTACATTTTTGGAAAAAGCCATCAAATGGAAAGATTTCGACGACGTGATTGATCTTAGAGACGCATTAAATAATCTACTAAAAGAAAATGGAGTATCACGAGGATTAATACAGAAACTTTATTTCGTTTATCAAGAGTTTGAAAAACAACGTCAAAATAAAGACGTAACACTTGCAAAATATGATGACAGGTATGGAAGATGGAGATGGCTATTAGCCTATGTAATTGCAAGAGTCGCGAAAAAAGAAAATAGAGAGAATCTGGAAGATTTTCACAAAGTTTTCCGTGAAAAAATTGAACATTCACCTGTCGCTTTAAGATGGGTTGAATTTTTAACAAGAAAAGAGGAAGATGGGTATGAGTAG
- the csm3 gene encoding type III-A CRISPR-associated RAMP protein Csm3 has protein sequence MEDVNLLGKVIIRGGIVAITGLHIGGSQVKLEIGGVDTPIIRDAVTNEPYIPGSSLKGKMRSLLEKAEGKKQNQKVGRGVKIHICDNKEDYSNCKVCKIFGTPGEKNFSEPTRLIVRDAQLTKESAKLLKGLELPYSEVKFENVIDRITSAANPRQIERVPAGAKFNFEIIYNIFTEEDKDNLKYVFKAMKLLEHDYLGGQGSRGYGKIKFEKMKVYWNSKNDYETGNVDIKTKAAINENYFNPSDLINNFDKIKTKIQ, from the coding sequence TTGGAAGATGTAAATTTACTTGGAAAAGTGATAATTCGAGGAGGAATCGTGGCAATTACAGGACTACATATTGGCGGATCACAAGTAAAATTGGAAATCGGTGGAGTGGACACACCAATTATAAGGGATGCCGTCACAAATGAGCCATATATTCCAGGTTCTTCACTTAAAGGGAAAATGAGATCATTGCTTGAGAAAGCAGAAGGGAAAAAGCAAAACCAAAAAGTGGGAAGAGGGGTAAAAATTCATATTTGTGATAACAAAGAAGATTATTCAAATTGTAAAGTGTGTAAAATCTTTGGAACTCCCGGTGAAAAAAATTTTAGCGAGCCTACAAGGCTTATAGTAAGGGATGCCCAATTGACAAAGGAAAGTGCAAAATTACTAAAGGGATTGGAATTACCATACAGCGAAGTTAAATTCGAAAATGTGATTGACAGGATAACATCTGCAGCAAATCCAAGACAAATAGAGAGAGTTCCAGCTGGAGCGAAATTCAATTTTGAAATAATTTACAATATTTTCACTGAAGAAGATAAGGACAACCTAAAATATGTATTTAAGGCCATGAAATTGTTAGAACATGATTATCTTGGCGGCCAAGGTTCAAGAGGTTATGGAAAGATCAAATTCGAAAAAATGAAAGTTTATTGGAATTCAAAAAATGACTACGAAACCGGAAATGTTGACATCAAAACAAAGGCGGCTATAAATGAGAATTACTTTAATCCATCTGATTTAATAAACAATTTTGATAAAATAAAAACCAAAATTCAATAG
- the cas4 gene encoding CRISPR-associated protein Cas4: MDFSSDGDPWITVGDIVQYYYCPRKVYFLKVLGVPFVTKKKMFFGQQEHEREIKRMKQRKKIFGMKRSLVKKVKHKVYLKSQHLHFHGVIDVVLFLKNEIIPVEIKTTDFLELTRSRKKQIVAYALLVDENFENRVRRGILYFSGHRKSKIVDISYEDKEHLIKDIKAIKVLFKSEKIPRKVNKKKCKYCEVSKYCV; encoded by the coding sequence ATGGATTTTTCCTCAGATGGTGATCCTTGGATCACAGTAGGAGATATAGTCCAGTATTATTATTGTCCAAGAAAAGTTTATTTTTTAAAGGTCTTAGGCGTTCCTTTTGTAACCAAAAAGAAGATGTTCTTTGGCCAACAAGAGCATGAAAGAGAGATAAAACGTATGAAACAAAGAAAGAAGATTTTTGGCATGAAAAGATCGCTTGTTAAAAAAGTGAAGCATAAAGTTTATCTCAAAAGTCAACATTTACACTTTCATGGTGTTATTGATGTTGTATTGTTTTTAAAGAATGAAATAATCCCAGTAGAGATAAAAACAACAGACTTTTTAGAATTAACGCGAAGTAGAAAAAAACAGATAGTTGCTTATGCACTTTTAGTAGATGAAAACTTTGAAAATAGAGTTCGGAGAGGTATCTTATATTTTTCAGGTCATAGGAAGAGCAAGATAGTAGATATAAGCTACGAAGATAAAGAACATTTGATTAAGGATATTAAAGCCATTAAGGTGTTGTTTAAGAGTGAAAAGATTCCTCGGAAAGTTAATAAAAAGAAATGTAAATATTGTGAGGTTTCAAAGTATTGTGTATAA
- the cas1 gene encoding CRISPR-associated endonuclease Cas1 — translation MVDGYGKFIGKRGNQIVIKLKGKIVDYFLAEDLDQVLITGKGAIGFDALNLLAESGVDLIVLNWKGEISSRLSFPELRTASTRRQQYLAYNDYRSGYLSKQFVFAKIKNQHAILGTLAKGRAKNDPKLAEKLLQSREKISKFLSKIQEIDEKPIDSIRNELMGLEGNASSIYWSNITDILDPNLGFSGRSGRGAKDGVNAMLNYGYGILMGEVWRAVYYAGLDPYAGFLHVDRPGRPSLVLDLMEEFRQQTVDKIVFKLINKGMVKKEDFYLQENFCRLSDKSRKLLISKILEKFESYIRVKNTKIKWSDLIIKQSRQIAKFLNGKDEYNGFFLRW, via the coding sequence GTGGTAGATGGATATGGTAAATTTATCGGTAAAAGAGGAAACCAGATTGTGATTAAATTAAAAGGGAAGATAGTTGACTATTTTTTAGCTGAAGATCTAGATCAGGTTCTTATAACTGGTAAAGGTGCTATAGGTTTCGATGCATTAAATTTGCTGGCGGAGAGTGGGGTTGATCTAATTGTTTTGAACTGGAAAGGTGAGATCTCTTCTAGACTTTCATTTCCAGAATTAAGAACAGCATCAACAAGAAGACAACAATATTTAGCATATAACGATTATCGCAGCGGTTACTTATCAAAACAATTTGTTTTTGCTAAAATAAAAAACCAACATGCTATTTTAGGAACTCTAGCCAAAGGCAGAGCTAAAAATGATCCAAAACTAGCTGAAAAGTTACTTCAATCGAGAGAAAAGATATCGAAATTTTTATCTAAAATTCAAGAAATTGATGAAAAACCTATTGATTCTATTAGAAATGAGCTGATGGGTTTGGAAGGTAACGCATCCTCAATATATTGGAGCAACATCACCGATATCCTAGATCCCAATCTTGGCTTTTCGGGAAGAAGTGGAAGAGGAGCTAAGGATGGGGTAAATGCGATGCTTAACTATGGTTACGGGATTTTGATGGGAGAAGTTTGGAGAGCCGTTTACTATGCTGGTTTAGACCCCTATGCTGGATTTTTACATGTAGATAGACCAGGAAGACCCAGTCTAGTCCTTGATCTTATGGAGGAATTCAGACAACAAACAGTGGACAAAATTGTTTTTAAATTGATAAACAAAGGAATGGTTAAAAAAGAGGATTTTTACTTGCAAGAAAATTTTTGTAGATTATCAGATAAGTCACGGAAACTCTTGATATCCAAAATCCTTGAAAAATTTGAAAGTTATATAAGGGTTAAAAATACTAAAATAAAATGGAGTGATCTTATTATAAAACAATCAAGGCAGATTGCCAAATTTTTAAATGGAAAGGATGAATACAATGGATTTTTCCTCAGATGGTGA
- the csm4 gene encoding type III-A CRISPR-associated RAMP protein Csm4: protein MEYTLCKIKPKAPFHLGEKESVLEYTSEYIHSDTLFSAICNAFRLLYGSEELEELLDLFKGHEIPFLISSAFPFASKVLFFPIPKSLDISKFPVDIKKFKNLEFVSETIFRDIIEGSKIGEFLKEDYLIQDNRVLVTDEERESFNKNIWRIREVPRVVIDRKTNASKIYHFGETVYSKDSGLYFLIDFKTNDFKKEIKSALYLLGDEGIGGDRTYGKGLFKIKFEKINFDLPEQENFVTLSLYRPRKDEIPYIKNGFYEIVGRSGWIYSQDKRNMRRKFLRMFTEGSTFQSHKGTYGGLIKVNPSGFEIHDVYRYGYAFPLPIKVIE from the coding sequence ATGGAGTATACTTTATGTAAAATAAAGCCCAAGGCACCTTTTCATTTAGGTGAAAAGGAATCAGTATTAGAATACACATCAGAATATATACATTCAGACACATTATTTAGTGCTATTTGCAATGCTTTTCGGCTTCTATATGGCTCAGAAGAATTGGAGGAATTATTAGATTTGTTTAAAGGTCATGAAATTCCATTTCTGATTTCATCAGCATTTCCTTTTGCTTCAAAAGTCTTATTTTTCCCAATTCCTAAAAGTTTGGATATCTCAAAATTCCCAGTAGACATTAAAAAATTCAAAAACCTTGAATTTGTTTCTGAGACAATTTTTAGGGATATTATTGAAGGCTCGAAGATTGGAGAATTTTTAAAAGAAGATTATTTAATTCAAGATAACAGAGTCCTTGTTACAGACGAAGAAAGAGAATCATTTAATAAAAATATTTGGAGGATAAGAGAAGTCCCTAGAGTAGTAATTGACAGAAAAACGAACGCTTCAAAAATATACCATTTCGGAGAAACAGTTTATTCTAAAGATTCTGGTTTATATTTCCTGATAGATTTTAAAACAAATGATTTTAAGAAAGAGATTAAATCGGCGCTGTATCTTCTGGGTGATGAAGGCATCGGCGGTGATAGAACCTATGGAAAAGGTTTATTCAAGATAAAATTCGAAAAAATTAATTTTGACTTACCTGAACAAGAGAATTTTGTAACTCTTTCATTATATCGTCCAAGAAAGGACGAAATACCCTACATAAAAAATGGATTTTATGAAATAGTAGGAAGAAGTGGATGGATATATTCCCAGGATAAAAGAAACATGAGAAGAAAATTTTTGCGCATGTTTACAGAGGGAAGTACATTTCAATCACACAAAGGAACATATGGTGGCCTGATAAAGGTTAATCCAAGTGGATTTGAAATTCATGATGTTTATCGTTATGGTTATGCTTTCCCACTTCCAATTAAGGTGATCGAATGA
- a CDS encoding CRISPR-associated endonuclease Cas6, with amino-acid sequence MKLKVSYLILKTDFPIKEKPSQLRGYIGKKFEEYPILHHHVKDGEFLYTYPKVQYKVINGTAFILGIEKGARILKNISDTLNELVLGKKIYKVRQKVIYEQEFDVKPGKKTKYKFVTPWIALNSSNYKFYQKLDDWKYKKRFLNRILVGNILSMCKGLGIIVDRKLYAHSLLDSQKIEYKGLNFLGFIGEFKVNFKIPDFFGIGKGVSQGFGTVKKGG; translated from the coding sequence ATGAAATTAAAAGTTTCTTATCTTATATTAAAAACAGATTTTCCGATAAAAGAAAAACCAAGCCAACTTAGAGGTTATATTGGTAAAAAATTTGAAGAATATCCAATATTGCATCATCATGTCAAAGATGGTGAATTCCTTTACACTTACCCAAAAGTCCAATACAAGGTAATAAATGGTACAGCTTTTATATTAGGAATTGAAAAGGGCGCAAGGATTCTAAAGAATATCTCAGATACTCTAAATGAACTAGTTTTAGGGAAAAAAATTTACAAAGTTCGGCAAAAAGTGATCTACGAACAAGAATTTGATGTTAAACCCGGTAAAAAAACCAAGTATAAATTTGTAACCCCATGGATAGCCTTGAATTCAAGTAATTATAAGTTTTACCAAAAATTAGATGATTGGAAGTATAAGAAAAGATTCTTAAATAGAATTTTGGTGGGAAATATTCTATCGATGTGTAAGGGATTAGGAATAATTGTGGACAGGAAGCTCTATGCCCATTCACTTTTAGATTCCCAAAAAATCGAATATAAAGGTTTGAATTTTTTAGGCTTTATTGGAGAGTTTAAAGTCAACTTTAAAATCCCCGATTTCTTTGGGATAGGGAAAGGGGTAAGTCAAGGTTTTGGCACTGTAAAAAAGGGGGGTTAG
- the csm5 gene encoding type III-A CRISPR-associated RAMP protein Csm5 — MKFLLETISPVHIGNGSKIYPIEYILNKKFHRVDMDSLFRDEKFDPETFIDLTREEDLGDYQELAMKHLRYSLDITKFTKMDLKNSLGHPSAAVYEFIKTMDRVYIPGTTIKGAIRTAILWWVLKKDMDRFTREIERVLNNHRIRRENADDEIEKLVFGKSPNRDVLKALRVSDTKTKSTEDLSIKVVRILSTRRHGYGFKGFRIFIEALKPGVSTELEIKTDKFLLSNEIARELGFDDKKDLLVKIPDICNEFARDLIKHEKQFFEEYNVDGRLDPILKFYENLKIQKNQFLLHFAWGVGWHSMTIGRLLQNENDFFFRLRKKFRLGKRRNKPYYVKTFPKTRKIVCENGNPAYPLGWVKVIPK; from the coding sequence ATGAAATTTCTTTTGGAAACTATATCACCAGTCCATATAGGGAACGGAAGTAAAATTTACCCCATAGAATATATACTCAACAAAAAATTTCATAGAGTCGATATGGATAGTCTTTTTAGAGACGAAAAATTTGATCCAGAAACCTTCATTGATCTAACTAGGGAAGAAGATTTAGGAGATTATCAGGAATTAGCCATGAAGCATCTAAGGTATAGTTTGGATATAACAAAGTTCACTAAAATGGATTTGAAAAATTCACTTGGTCATCCAAGTGCTGCGGTTTATGAGTTTATAAAGACAATGGATAGGGTTTATATTCCTGGGACTACAATAAAAGGGGCAATTAGAACCGCTATTCTTTGGTGGGTTTTAAAGAAAGACATGGATAGGTTTACCAGAGAAATTGAAAGAGTGTTGAATAATCACAGAATCAGAAGAGAAAATGCCGATGATGAAATAGAAAAATTGGTTTTTGGCAAAAGTCCAAACAGAGACGTATTAAAAGCATTAAGAGTATCGGATACAAAAACAAAGTCTACTGAAGATTTAAGCATTAAAGTCGTTCGAATATTGTCAACTAGACGTCATGGTTATGGATTCAAGGGATTTCGCATATTCATAGAAGCCTTAAAGCCTGGAGTATCTACAGAGTTAGAAATCAAGACCGACAAGTTTCTTTTAAGTAATGAAATTGCAAGAGAACTTGGCTTTGATGATAAAAAAGATCTTTTAGTAAAAATACCAGATATTTGCAACGAATTTGCCAGAGATCTCATAAAACATGAGAAACAGTTCTTCGAAGAATACAATGTAGATGGCAGATTAGACCCTATCCTCAAATTCTATGAAAATCTTAAAATTCAAAAAAACCAATTCCTACTCCATTTCGCTTGGGGCGTGGGATGGCATAGCATGACAATCGGAAGACTCTTGCAAAATGAAAATGACTTCTTTTTTAGATTAAGAAAAAAATTTAGATTAGGTAAGCGGAGAAACAAACCTTATTATGTGAAAACATTTCCTAAAACTCGAAAAATTGTATGTGAAAATGGAAACCCAGCTTATCCTCTAGGATGGGTGAAGGTGATCCCAAAATGA
- the cas4a gene encoding type I-A CRISPR-associated protein Cas4/Csa1: MYFLSDIEQKLLINKQILARKVGVSEELRGWNWSNPPLNPYYSEVYIPMYLACSKYCPKNRDIFVEEVLGKKGIINFNVMQGIVIHRAVCDVFENFVERKKLDFDKWWHLNYKDQVPESYSKIIKNRTKIVWEYTKDSCKSVFLNRLFEQPYASKRDVLATSLPFLTEHKLNGNFLGLSDILSVDCYDYLHNIVFDIKVASKQRKWFKLYPTGYALVIESIYEIPVDIGCTVYISFIGEKLNIKKDIFFINDDLRSWWVEERDKKLEIVAQKKDPGMPQKCPDSCIYLHECR; this comes from the coding sequence ATGTATTTCCTATCTGATATTGAACAAAAGCTCTTAATAAATAAACAGATTCTTGCCAGGAAGGTTGGAGTTTCGGAAGAATTAAGAGGATGGAACTGGTCAAATCCCCCTTTAAATCCTTACTATTCTGAAGTATATATACCTATGTATCTGGCATGTTCCAAATATTGTCCCAAAAACCGAGATATCTTTGTAGAAGAAGTTTTGGGGAAAAAAGGTATCATTAATTTTAATGTCATGCAAGGAATAGTAATACACAGAGCAGTTTGTGATGTATTTGAAAATTTTGTTGAAAGAAAAAAGCTCGATTTTGATAAATGGTGGCATTTGAATTACAAAGACCAGGTTCCTGAAAGTTATTCAAAGATTATTAAAAATAGAACAAAAATCGTATGGGAATACACCAAAGATAGTTGTAAGTCAGTATTTCTTAATAGACTTTTTGAACAACCTTATGCTTCAAAAAGAGATGTTTTAGCCACTTCTCTACCTTTTTTAACTGAACATAAGTTAAATGGGAATTTCTTAGGTTTATCTGATATACTCAGTGTAGATTGCTATGACTACCTTCACAATATAGTTTTTGATATAAAAGTGGCTTCAAAACAAAGAAAATGGTTTAAACTCTATCCAACTGGTTATGCTCTTGTCATTGAAAGTATTTACGAAATACCAGTTGATATAGGATGTACCGTCTATATAAGCTTTATAGGCGAGAAATTGAACATAAAAAAAGATATTTTCTTCATAAATGATGATCTAAGGAGTTGGTGGGTGGAAGAAAGAGACAAGAAATTAGAGATAGTTGCTCAAAAAAAGGATCCAGGAATGCCACAAAAGTGTCCAGACTCCTGCATATATTTACATGAGTGCAGGTGA
- the cas2 gene encoding CRISPR-associated endonuclease Cas2 has product MLTLIIYDISEDNYRSKLVKFLQEYGLKRIQYSGFLGDINPNDRIVMAKEIEKFISSEKDSIYMVPMCNRCKKLTKIISKENKELEDLEKVKIL; this is encoded by the coding sequence ATGTTGACTTTAATAATTTATGACATTTCTGAGGATAATTATAGAAGCAAACTAGTGAAATTTTTACAAGAATATGGGTTGAAAAGGATTCAATATTCAGGATTTCTAGGAGATATAAATCCCAATGATAGAATCGTCATGGCAAAAGAAATTGAAAAGTTCATATCCAGCGAAAAAGACAGCATATACATGGTCCCTATGTGTAACCGGTGCAAAAAATTAACAAAAATAATATCAAAGGAAAACAAGGAGCTAGAAGACCTAGAAAAGGTTAAAATACTCTGA
- the csm2 gene encoding type III-A CRISPR-associated protein Csm2, translating to MSSEIVEYVKSNLDEILEGNAEKMVECADKFGQYLSKDERRKPKRLTTSQIRGIFSQVQRMHGFDSDKLNLLRPHLAYAAGRHRDTKVKDLQDVLDTAIQKVDNERHFKNFKKFFEAILAYHKFHGGE from the coding sequence ATGAGTAGCGAAATTGTAGAATATGTAAAATCCAACCTAGATGAAATTTTAGAAGGAAACGCTGAAAAGATGGTCGAGTGTGCAGATAAATTCGGCCAGTATTTAAGCAAAGATGAAAGAAGAAAGCCAAAGAGACTTACAACATCCCAAATTCGGGGCATATTTTCACAAGTGCAAAGGATGCACGGATTTGATTCAGATAAACTGAACCTTCTACGACCACATTTAGCATATGCTGCTGGACGTCATCGAGATACCAAAGTCAAAGATTTGCAGGACGTTCTAGACACTGCAATACAAAAAGTAGACAATGAAAGGCATTTTAAAAATTTTAAGAAATTTTTTGAGGCAATTTTAGCATATCATAAATTCCATGGTGGTGAATAA
- a CDS encoding TIGR02710 family CRISPR-associated CARF protein: MKRTLFMTVGTGVGPSNKKINGLAHGLLTSIEHYNPDMIVFFGSKDSEKTLESLKRQYNEKMGAKLKSYKFIKIENVDDFHECYTKIEKEIKKEEDAEIIIDYTSGTKTMTTSAAICSMLYQKKLSLVTGERGENGIVIPGTEAPREQNLFAAYDKYLFDKVKEAFNHHRFGEAIDYLKRIVMPKEEVDYEKFIQGYDLWDKFDHIKAWELLKNIKKVPPENKEFLGKLTSSMNLDDQKELLKNKGKFLVADLLNNAKRRLKEEKYEDAVARLYRIMELLAQCRLSEFGIYTSNVKIEKIPSHIQDKYNKLRDDEGKVKLGLQKSYELLKDLEDKLGERYVNDKEIKELLKRRNESILAHGLKPITNEDIPEVKKFYEKVEEYAKLIFPEIDDLMEKAKFPKL, from the coding sequence ATGAAAAGAACATTATTTATGACCGTTGGCACTGGAGTAGGACCAAGCAACAAAAAGATAAACGGACTTGCACACGGCCTTTTAACTTCAATTGAACATTACAATCCAGATATGATAGTATTCTTCGGATCCAAAGATAGCGAAAAAACATTAGAATCTTTGAAGAGACAATACAATGAAAAAATGGGGGCAAAACTAAAAAGTTACAAATTTATTAAAATAGAGAATGTAGACGATTTTCATGAATGTTATACAAAAATAGAAAAAGAAATAAAAAAAGAAGAAGATGCTGAGATAATTATTGATTACACATCAGGGACTAAAACAATGACCACAAGTGCTGCTATTTGTTCCATGTTATATCAGAAAAAACTTAGCCTAGTAACAGGTGAAAGAGGTGAAAATGGAATTGTAATCCCCGGAACTGAAGCACCACGCGAACAAAATTTGTTTGCAGCATATGATAAGTACCTATTCGACAAAGTTAAAGAAGCATTTAACCATCATAGGTTTGGAGAGGCCATAGATTACCTAAAACGAATTGTAATGCCAAAAGAGGAAGTAGATTACGAAAAATTTATTCAAGGTTATGATTTATGGGATAAGTTTGATCATATAAAAGCTTGGGAACTCCTGAAAAATATAAAAAAAGTTCCACCAGAAAATAAAGAATTTCTCGGAAAATTAACAAGCTCGATGAATTTAGATGATCAAAAGGAATTATTAAAAAATAAAGGTAAATTTTTAGTTGCAGATTTGTTAAACAATGCAAAAAGACGACTTAAAGAAGAAAAATATGAAGATGCAGTGGCCAGATTGTACAGGATCATGGAATTGTTAGCACAATGTAGATTAAGTGAATTTGGAATATACACATCTAATGTTAAGATAGAAAAAATCCCTTCACACATCCAAGATAAATATAATAAGCTAAGAGATGATGAGGGGAAAGTAAAGCTTGGTTTACAAAAAAGTTACGAACTTCTTAAGGACTTGGAAGACAAGCTTGGTGAAAGGTATGTAAATGATAAAGAAATTAAAGAGTTATTAAAGAGGAGGAACGAATCTATTTTAGCTCATGGCCTAAAACCAATAACTAATGAAGATATTCCAGAAGTGAAAAAATTTTATGAGAAAGTTGAAGAGTATGCAAAGCTTATTTTTCCAGAGATAGATGATCTAATGGAAAAAGCAAAATTTCCCAAGTTGTAA